In Micromonospora sp. WMMA1363, a genomic segment contains:
- a CDS encoding site-2 protease family protein — MRASFRLGRIAGVPVGVNWSVLVIFVLIAWALSANQFPRSYPDQPAIAYVLAGLAAAVVFFLGLLAHEVSHAIVAKRNGLEVGGITLWILGGVAELKGEARDPGAELRIAGVGPLVSLLIGIFFGVIAVALATTGYNGLWLGALAWLGGINVLLAVFNVLPAAPLDGGRLLRAAVWKATGDRTKASVVAARAGWVLGALLIGLGFWQFFAGAGFGGLWLILIGWFLIGAAGMEERQARMGDALRGVRVADVMTPQPQTASGELTVADFVDNYLFAYRHSALPLTEEGRPVGLVTLDRVRDVPADRRGSTTLAEVSCRADELVLASPDEALNDLLPRLSECTDGRALVVTGDHLVGIISPSDISRAVQRGSMRNQTTGR, encoded by the coding sequence ATGAGGGCGAGTTTCCGGCTCGGTCGGATCGCGGGCGTACCCGTCGGCGTGAACTGGAGTGTCCTGGTCATCTTCGTACTGATCGCCTGGGCACTGTCGGCCAACCAGTTCCCCCGGTCGTACCCCGACCAGCCGGCGATCGCCTACGTCCTGGCCGGCCTCGCCGCCGCGGTGGTCTTCTTTCTCGGCCTGCTCGCCCACGAGGTCTCCCACGCCATCGTCGCCAAGCGCAACGGGCTCGAGGTCGGCGGGATCACGCTCTGGATCCTCGGCGGCGTCGCGGAACTGAAGGGCGAGGCGCGCGACCCCGGTGCCGAGCTACGAATCGCCGGGGTCGGGCCGCTGGTGAGCCTGCTGATCGGCATCTTCTTCGGCGTCATCGCGGTGGCACTGGCGACGACCGGGTACAACGGGCTCTGGCTCGGCGCGCTGGCCTGGCTGGGCGGCATCAACGTGCTGCTGGCCGTCTTCAACGTCCTGCCCGCCGCTCCACTGGACGGGGGGCGACTCCTGCGCGCGGCGGTGTGGAAGGCCACCGGCGACCGGACGAAGGCCTCGGTGGTCGCCGCCCGGGCCGGCTGGGTGCTCGGCGCGCTGCTGATCGGGCTGGGCTTCTGGCAGTTCTTCGCCGGTGCCGGGTTCGGCGGGCTGTGGCTGATCCTGATCGGCTGGTTCCTGATCGGCGCAGCCGGGATGGAGGAGCGGCAGGCCCGGATGGGCGACGCGCTGCGCGGCGTCCGGGTGGCCGATGTGATGACGCCTCAGCCGCAGACCGCCTCCGGGGAACTGACCGTGGCCGACTTCGTCGACAACTACCTGTTCGCGTACCGCCACTCGGCGCTACCGCTCACCGAGGAAGGTCGACCCGTCGGCCTGGTCACCCTCGACCGGGTACGCGACGTGCCGGCCGACCGTCGGGGCTCCACCACCCTCGCCGAGGTCTCCTGCCGCGCCGACGAGCTGGTGCTCGCCTCGCCCGACGAGGCGCTGAACGATCTCCTTCCCCGGCTCAGCGAGTGCACGGACGGGCGGGCGCTGGTGGTGACCGGCGACCACCTGGTCGGCATCATCTCGCCGAGCGA
- a CDS encoding NADH-quinone oxidoreductase subunit NuoF family protein, giving the protein MTRTTVPPVACVGEPRLTAGFAEFGRLDLLAHEEVHGPIGPIEPANLLRLAEGVQLKGKGGAGFPFAKKVRAVLESCERQDATAIVVVNATEGEPASWKDKVLLTRAPHLILDGAAVAAYALDADEIIIGVADDGVGQESLMEALGERRLPVPASVVTVPHRFISGEGGALVNGINGLPHIPPGTKKRSSDSGVGGLPTLLSNAETYAHLAIAARLGPYEYAALGTDDEPGTVLLTVTGAAKRPAVVECAAGTPLREILDLCEVPAGPGILMGGYHGKWITPEAADRAEISRKGLAAVGGTLGAGIIVPLGADTCPLGEAAQVVRYLAGESAGQCGPCKMGLPDLARSVDLAVSGSAPLQVVRAAAGDVKGRGACSHPDGTARFALSAMEVFAEDLRLHSTGEGCGRRVRGVMGLPGAPDANPQRLTLDWSRCDGHGLCAHVVPDFIRLDANGYPAFPATPVPTWLREGALKAVKVCPELALRLAKAES; this is encoded by the coding sequence GTGACGCGGACGACCGTGCCGCCGGTGGCATGTGTCGGCGAGCCCCGGCTGACCGCCGGCTTCGCCGAGTTCGGCCGGCTCGACCTGCTCGCCCACGAGGAGGTGCACGGCCCGATCGGGCCGATCGAACCGGCGAACCTGCTGCGGCTCGCCGAAGGCGTCCAGCTCAAGGGCAAAGGTGGGGCGGGCTTCCCGTTCGCCAAGAAGGTGCGGGCGGTGTTGGAGTCCTGCGAGCGGCAGGATGCCACCGCGATCGTGGTGGTCAACGCCACCGAGGGTGAGCCGGCGAGTTGGAAGGACAAGGTGCTGCTCACCCGCGCCCCGCACCTCATCCTCGACGGGGCGGCCGTGGCCGCGTACGCGTTGGATGCCGACGAGATCATCATTGGGGTGGCCGATGACGGGGTCGGCCAGGAATCCCTGATGGAGGCGTTGGGGGAACGGCGGTTGCCGGTGCCGGCGAGCGTCGTCACCGTGCCGCACCGGTTCATCTCCGGCGAGGGTGGGGCGTTGGTCAACGGCATCAACGGGCTGCCGCACATCCCGCCCGGCACGAAGAAGCGCTCCAGCGACTCGGGCGTCGGCGGGCTACCCACCCTGCTCTCCAACGCCGAGACATACGCCCACCTCGCCATCGCCGCCCGGCTCGGACCGTACGAGTACGCGGCGCTCGGCACTGACGACGAGCCCGGTACCGTGCTGCTCACCGTCACCGGGGCGGCGAAACGGCCAGCCGTGGTGGAGTGCGCCGCCGGCACACCGCTGCGGGAGATCCTCGACCTGTGCGAGGTGCCGGCCGGGCCGGGCATCCTGATGGGCGGGTACCACGGAAAGTGGATCACGCCGGAGGCGGCGGACCGGGCTGAGATCTCCCGCAAGGGGCTGGCCGCCGTCGGCGGCACCCTCGGCGCCGGCATCATCGTGCCCCTCGGCGCGGACACCTGCCCACTCGGCGAGGCCGCGCAGGTGGTCCGCTACCTGGCCGGCGAGTCCGCCGGGCAGTGCGGGCCGTGCAAGATGGGCCTGCCGGATCTGGCCCGCTCGGTCGACCTCGCGGTTTCCGGCAGTGCCCCGCTGCAGGTCGTCCGGGCCGCGGCCGGGGACGTCAAGGGCCGCGGCGCGTGCAGCCACCCCGACGGCACGGCGCGGTTCGCGCTCTCCGCGATGGAGGTCTTCGCCGAGGACCTGCGGCTGCACAGTACCGGTGAGGGGTGCGGCCGGCGGGTCAGGGGGGTGATGGGTCTGCCCGGCGCACCCGACGCGAACCCGCAACGACTGACGCTCGACTGGTCCCGGTGCGACGGGCACGGGCTGTGCGCGCACGTCGTGCCGGACTTCATCCGCCTCGACGCCAACGGATACCCCGCCTTTCCCGCCACGCCGGTGCCGACCTGGCTGCGCGAGGGGGCGCTCAAGGCGGTCAAGGTCTGCCCCGAATTGGCACTGCGGCTGGCCAAGGCCGAGTCGTGA
- a CDS encoding redoxin domain-containing protein: protein MRRLSGTVLATVTAVALLGTAACGGDGGVPATAGPNDEASPTGGTLAATGAPSATGTPSVPVSSPAQRPVTVPATLTFAAKTLDGTAFDAARLAGRPVVLWFWAPWCATCASQAWTVAEVAPRYRDTVPVIGVAGLGQQRAMKDFVTEFELAGVPQLDDRAGALWRRFEVVEQSTFVILDRAGTVIHHGFLDGEALTRQLATLAQG from the coding sequence ATGCGACGGCTGTCGGGTACCGTCCTGGCGACCGTGACGGCGGTCGCCCTGCTCGGCACGGCGGCGTGCGGCGGGGACGGCGGCGTACCCGCCACCGCCGGGCCCAACGACGAGGCGTCCCCGACCGGCGGCACGCTGGCCGCCACCGGCGCCCCGTCGGCGACCGGTACCCCGTCGGTGCCGGTGTCGAGCCCGGCCCAGCGGCCGGTGACCGTGCCGGCCACGCTGACATTCGCCGCGAAGACCCTCGACGGGACGGCCTTCGACGCCGCCAGGCTGGCCGGGAGACCAGTGGTGCTGTGGTTCTGGGCGCCGTGGTGCGCCACCTGCGCCAGCCAGGCGTGGACGGTCGCGGAGGTGGCCCCGCGGTACCGCGACACCGTGCCGGTCATCGGTGTCGCCGGCCTCGGCCAGCAGCGGGCGATGAAGGACTTCGTCACCGAGTTCGAGCTGGCCGGCGTGCCACAGCTCGACGACCGGGCGGGCGCGTTGTGGCGCCGCTTCGAGGTGGTCGAGCAGAGTACCTTCGTCATCCTCGACCGCGCCGGCACGGTCATCCACCACGGCTTCCTCGACGGTGAGGCGCTCACCCGCCAGCTGGCGACCCTCGCTCAGGGGTAA